From Arachis hypogaea cultivar Tifrunner chromosome 3, arahy.Tifrunner.gnm2.J5K5, whole genome shotgun sequence:
GACTTGACTAATACAAAAGTTATCGGCAGAATGTTGTTATTACCATCTTGAGCCATGGCAATTAATAGTACTCCTCCATACTTTCAGTACAAGTGTGTCCTATCCATTGATACAAAAGGTTTGTAGTAATTAAATGCCTCAATGCAATGAGAGAATACCCAAAAGACCTTATCAAGCTGGCTCCATTCTCCATCAACCATGTCACTTCCATAATAAAGAACAGCAATGCAATCGTGAATCGTACCTGAGAGGCATTCCTGCAAAACTTGTAATATGCCATGTGTCTTGTTGTATGACGCTTTTCAGTCACCATAAATCTGAGCAATCGTTTTTTGCTTTATCATCCACACATTTCGATATGATGGTTTGAAATGGTAACTCTGATGCACTGCACTTTGCAACACCGGGATAGACACAGATGGACCAGTCTTTATTACAGGTAGGATGACCTTGCAAATCAAACTACTATCCAACTGAGCACGGTTCTGAGACATGGTTAGTGTTAAACAGGTGTATGCTCTACTAAACTTACACACTTTCCTACAAAATACTCGTGCATGTCAACATTCAGTACAAGACATAATTAACATAATAGTCTTTAATTTCATCAAAACTAACACATAAAATATACTAGTAGTTCAAGTTCTGATGTAGTGCCACACGAAGACTCCATGGACAACCGTTGGTGAATTGCTTGCAACGACAATGGTATTTGAGCCTATCCGACTCCAAAATTTTGTACTCTGCATTCTTTCGCATACTGTAGTCCTTCACCGCCATTAGAACAACATTACAGTTCCTGAACCTATGGCCAATCTGAAATTCCAGCCCATTATTGGTATTGTAATCCTCCTCTTGGCTGGCATTGAAAAGATCATCTAGCTGCATTGCGTTCAAATTCAAAGTGTGATAATGACTTGAAACTTTTGATAATTGAGAAATGGGTAAATAAGGATGCATGAGAAACCGAGCACCACCGCCGATGG
This genomic window contains:
- the LOC140182554 gene encoding uncharacterized protein; the encoded protein is MSSGLIQVGGRLSCLSPQVVPLDARPIHYPQPRDSAEEDDREGDSDYVVGFGSSNETSSSDEYVLETPIGGGARFLMHPYLPISQLSKVSSHYHTLNLNAMQLDDLFNASQEEDYNTNNGLEFQIGHRFRNCNVVLMAVKDYSMRKNAEYKILESDRLKYHCRCKQFTNGCPWSLRVALHQNLNY